A genomic stretch from Sulfurimonas sediminis includes:
- a CDS encoding tRNA (cytidine(34)-2'-O)-methyltransferase gives MAFNIVLVHPQIPNNTGAIGRLCVNAGASLHLIKPIGFDIDEKAVRRAGLDYWDKLDLKVWESIDEFFTCNDITDNAYFATTKTDKPYFDAKFKEGDYIFFGSETKGIPEDLLNKYKAQNITIPMTKDGRSLNLAISTGIILYDAIRQNYSTFSEE, from the coding sequence ATGGCATTTAACATAGTACTGGTACATCCGCAAATACCAAACAATACTGGAGCGATAGGCAGACTCTGTGTCAATGCAGGAGCTTCGCTGCACCTAATTAAACCTATAGGTTTTGATATAGATGAAAAAGCTGTCCGTCGGGCAGGTCTTGATTATTGGGATAAACTTGATTTGAAAGTATGGGAAAGTATTGATGAATTCTTTACATGTAACGATATAACTGATAATGCCTATTTTGCTACAACAAAAACGGACAAACCCTATTTTGATGCCAAATTCAAAGAAGGTGATTATATCTTTTTTGGCAGTGAAACAAAAGGAATACCAGAAGATCTTTTAAACAAATATAAAGCGCAAAATATAACTATTCCCATGACAAAAGACGGGCGCAGTCTTAATCTTGCTATCAGTACGGGAATAATTCTTTATGATGCAATTCGTCAAAATTATTCTACTTTTAGCGAGGAGTAA